A single region of the Acidobacteriota bacterium genome encodes:
- a CDS encoding PAS domain-containing protein has protein sequence MNPFPVPSRIAAAVLLSCALMAVGVLNLRDRLNWADPSDGVLWVESEGALRSAGLKPGAGPNPPAIHPGDRLLSIDGAEVPDLGRYAELLYRFAPGSWHTYEVAGEAGVRSVRLRLGARPLFSARDGLKTLLAFLHLGIGFYVLWRTRASGAGRHFFLVCLAAFVLWLYSYTPRLGLLDWTVYTLSAVAFLLLPALFLHFCHRFPVASGPRPALLVYAPALALVAFHFLWITGHLAPLGLALTAGGSLVVDRVELLFFCAAFLAGGLRLLRLRRGNRDLVAGQQLKWIGYGTMAGIVPFGLAYGLPVLLGARPNLAMEASILSLALIPLAVGYALTDFRLMDVEKIARGAAARLAAAGLLVALYLFLVLVPGKGLERVAPHSLLPSMGLAALALALLFRPLGRVIERGLERRFYRDRFEDRATLLDFARTLGSDIGLRPLSRRILERISGAFRIETAALLVDDPAHPGRLRPADAIGRPPAALRPLFRAEALGAAEALPGLPGGPGRLYPAGAELEAEGFAYVQELEHRGRRVGAIALGPLPGGSHFSTEDLDLLTALAKFGAIAVDNARLLESAESRAGELERMKRATENILESIDVAVLALEEDGRIRFCNRAFETLYAVSRRDIAGTPVDNLFSPDFIASLRGGDSGEGWRIDSPVNLFKLRLDNLEGERRIVNLGLIPLCDPSERGVLLVLDDITEKIALEDQLLQAEKLSSIGLLAAGIAHEINTPITGISSYAQMLLEQAGESDRQRPILEKIEKQSFRASEIVNSLLNFSRLSGSTFNPVDLNRLIADSLALLQHQFERSGIRVESDLEDSLPPVYGNTGKLQQVLVNLFLNARDAMPSGGELAIRTGMRESMVVVEISDTGEGIPRENLNRIFDPFFTTKAMGKGTGLGLAVSYGIVQEHGGRILVDTPGKGTRFMLKFPARLQ, from the coding sequence CTGCGCCCTGATGGCCGTCGGAGTCCTGAATCTCCGGGACCGCCTCAACTGGGCCGACCCCTCCGACGGGGTCCTCTGGGTGGAATCGGAAGGCGCTCTCCGGTCCGCCGGGCTGAAGCCCGGAGCCGGGCCGAATCCGCCCGCGATCCACCCGGGCGACCGGCTCCTGTCGATCGACGGCGCGGAGGTCCCCGACCTGGGACGGTACGCGGAGCTGCTCTACCGCTTCGCCCCCGGTTCGTGGCACACCTACGAGGTGGCGGGGGAGGCGGGGGTGCGCAGCGTGCGCCTCCGGCTCGGGGCGCGCCCCCTCTTTTCGGCCCGGGACGGACTGAAGACCCTCCTGGCCTTTCTCCACCTCGGCATCGGGTTCTACGTGCTGTGGCGCACGCGCGCCTCCGGCGCGGGCAGGCACTTCTTCCTGGTCTGCCTGGCCGCCTTCGTCCTCTGGCTCTACAGCTACACCCCGCGCCTGGGCCTCCTCGACTGGACCGTCTACACCCTGTCGGCCGTTGCCTTCCTCCTCCTCCCCGCGCTCTTCCTCCACTTCTGCCATCGCTTTCCCGTCGCCTCCGGCCCGAGGCCCGCGCTCCTCGTTTACGCCCCGGCCCTCGCCCTCGTCGCGTTTCATTTCCTCTGGATAACGGGGCACCTGGCCCCGCTCGGTCTCGCGCTGACGGCCGGCGGAAGCCTGGTCGTCGACCGGGTGGAGCTGCTCTTTTTCTGCGCCGCCTTCCTGGCCGGGGGCCTCCGGCTCCTCCGGCTGAGGCGCGGCAACCGGGACCTCGTCGCGGGCCAGCAGTTGAAATGGATCGGCTACGGCACGATGGCCGGCATCGTCCCCTTCGGCCTGGCCTACGGGCTTCCCGTTTTGCTCGGGGCACGCCCCAACCTCGCCATGGAGGCGTCGATCCTTTCGCTCGCCCTGATCCCGCTGGCGGTCGGGTACGCCCTCACCGATTTCCGCCTGATGGACGTGGAGAAGATCGCGCGCGGCGCCGCGGCCCGTCTCGCGGCCGCGGGGCTGCTCGTAGCCCTTTATCTCTTCCTCGTCCTGGTGCCGGGGAAGGGGCTCGAAAGGGTCGCGCCCCACTCCCTGCTGCCGTCCATGGGCCTGGCGGCGCTGGCGCTGGCGCTCCTCTTCCGGCCGCTGGGCCGGGTGATCGAGCGGGGGCTCGAGCGCCGCTTCTACCGGGACCGCTTCGAGGACCGGGCCACCCTCCTCGATTTCGCCCGCACCCTCGGCTCCGACATCGGCCTTCGCCCCCTCTCGCGCCGGATCCTCGAGCGGATCTCGGGCGCCTTCCGCATCGAGACGGCCGCCCTCCTGGTCGACGACCCGGCGCACCCCGGCCGCCTGCGCCCCGCCGACGCGATCGGCCGGCCCCCGGCCGCCCTGCGGCCTCTTTTCCGCGCGGAGGCGCTGGGCGCGGCCGAGGCCCTTCCCGGCCTGCCGGGCGGTCCCGGGCGCCTCTACCCGGCCGGGGCGGAGCTGGAGGCGGAAGGGTTCGCCTACGTGCAGGAGCTCGAACACCGGGGGCGGCGCGTGGGGGCGATCGCCCTGGGCCCCCTCCCGGGCGGGAGCCACTTCTCGACCGAAGACCTGGACCTGCTTACCGCCCTGGCGAAATTCGGCGCCATCGCCGTCGACAACGCCCGGCTGCTCGAGTCGGCCGAGAGCCGGGCGGGCGAACTGGAGCGGATGAAGCGCGCCACGGAGAACATCCTCGAAAGCATCGATGTGGCGGTGCTCGCGCTGGAGGAGGACGGGAGGATCCGTTTCTGCAACCGCGCCTTCGAAACCCTCTACGCCGTCTCCCGGCGGGATATCGCGGGCACCCCGGTGGACAACCTCTTCTCCCCCGATTTCATCGCCTCGCTGCGCGGGGGAGACAGCGGGGAGGGGTGGAGGATCGACTCCCCCGTGAACCTCTTCAAGCTCCGCCTGGACAACCTGGAGGGGGAGCGGCGGATAGTGAACCTCGGCCTGATCCCCCTGTGCGACCCCTCCGAGAGGGGGGTCCTCCTCGTCCTGGACGACATCACGGAAAAGATCGCGCTGGAGGACCAGCTGCTGCAGGCCGAGAAGCTCTCCTCCATCGGGCTGCTCGCCGCCGGCATCGCCCACGAGATCAACACCCCGATCACGGGCATCTCCAGCTACGCCCAGATGCTGCTCGAGCAGGCGGGGGAATCGGACCGGCAGCGGCCCATCCTTGAAAAGATCGAGAAACAGTCCTTCCGGGCTTCCGAGATCGTGAACAGCCTCCTCAATTTCTCCCGCCTGAGCGGGAGCACGTTCAACCCCGTCGACCTCAACCGCCTGATCGCCGACAGCCTCGCGCTCCTCCAGCACCAGTTCGAACGCTCCGGGATCCGGGTGGAATCGGACCTCGAGGATTCCCTCCCCCCCGTCTACGGGAACACGGGCAAACTGCAGCAGGTGCTGGTCAATCTCTTCCTGAACGCGCGTGACGCCATGCCGTCGGGGGGGGAGCTGGCCATCCGCACCGGCATGCGCGAATCGATGGTCGTCGTCGAAATCTCCGACACCGGCGAGGGCATCCCGAGGGAAAACCTGAACCGGATCTTCGACCCCTTCTTCACGACCAAGGCGATGGGGAAAGGAACCGGCCTGGGCCTGGCGGTGAGCTACGGCATCGTCCAGGAGCACGGGGGACGGATCCTGGTGGACACCCCCGGCAAGGGGACCCGTTTCATGCTGAAATTTCCGGCCAGGCTCCAATGA
- a CDS encoding sigma-54-dependent Fis family transcriptional regulator, producing MLFNRRVLVVDDEEILRDVLSDLLATASYEVDLAEDGARALERLRETDYAVALVDLMMPGIDGLELLGEMKKLENAPAAIILTAYGSIDKAVQATKLGAFDFLTKPFKNDELLLAVKNAAEHRHLVEENSRLRRTLFERYGFGNLIGKSPAMQQVFDLVRRVAPRRSTVLVQGESGTGKELVAKAIHASSGRAEAPFVAINCGNIPSELLESELFGHVRGAFTGASVSRKGLFEAASGGTLFLDEVATISLEMQAKLLRVIQEREFRRLGSLENVRVDVRIVAATNTDLETGVRAGTFRDDLYYRLNVIAIKVPPLRERTGDVQLLAEFFLRKYAEENGRDPLTLEPDALRVLLDYPWPGNVRELENVMERAVVLAPGDRVGPGLFPASLTAPPLAPPPGFVPDGVSLKERVSGYERSLILAALERTDWNQKKAAELLSVNTTTLSEKLKRFRIRRDRTQS from the coding sequence ATGCTTTTCAACCGGCGCGTATTGGTGGTCGACGACGAAGAGATCCTGCGCGACGTCCTGTCGGACCTGCTGGCGACGGCGTCCTATGAAGTCGACCTGGCCGAGGACGGCGCCCGGGCGCTCGAGCGCCTCCGCGAGACCGACTACGCGGTCGCGCTCGTCGACCTGATGATGCCGGGCATCGACGGGCTCGAGCTGCTCGGGGAGATGAAGAAGCTCGAGAACGCCCCCGCGGCCATCATCCTCACCGCCTACGGCTCGATCGACAAGGCGGTGCAGGCGACGAAGCTGGGGGCCTTCGACTTCCTGACCAAGCCGTTCAAGAACGACGAGCTCCTCCTGGCGGTCAAGAACGCGGCGGAACACCGGCACCTCGTCGAGGAGAATTCGCGCCTGAGGCGCACCCTCTTCGAGCGGTACGGGTTCGGGAACCTGATCGGCAAGAGCCCGGCCATGCAGCAGGTGTTCGACCTGGTCCGGCGGGTCGCGCCGCGCCGGAGCACCGTCCTGGTCCAGGGGGAGAGCGGCACGGGGAAGGAGCTGGTGGCGAAGGCGATCCACGCCTCGAGCGGCAGGGCGGAGGCCCCGTTCGTCGCCATCAACTGCGGCAACATCCCGTCGGAGCTGCTGGAGAGCGAGCTGTTCGGGCATGTCCGCGGCGCCTTCACCGGCGCCAGCGTCTCCCGCAAGGGGCTGTTCGAAGCGGCCTCGGGCGGCACCCTTTTCCTGGACGAGGTGGCCACCATCTCGCTCGAGATGCAGGCCAAGCTCCTGCGCGTCATCCAGGAGCGGGAGTTCCGCCGGCTGGGAAGCCTGGAGAACGTCCGGGTGGACGTGCGCATCGTCGCGGCCACGAACACCGACCTGGAGACCGGCGTCCGGGCGGGGACCTTCCGGGACGACCTCTACTACCGCCTCAACGTCATCGCCATCAAGGTCCCCCCGCTGCGCGAGCGGACCGGGGACGTGCAGCTGCTGGCGGAGTTTTTCCTCCGCAAGTACGCGGAGGAGAACGGCCGCGACCCCCTGACGCTGGAGCCGGACGCCCTGCGGGTGCTCCTGGACTACCCCTGGCCCGGAAATGTCCGGGAGCTGGAAAACGTCATGGAACGGGCCGTGGTACTGGCGCCGGGGGACCGCGTCGGCCCCGGCCTCTTCCCCGCCTCCCTGACGGCGCCCCCCCTCGCGCCCCCCCCCGGCTTCGTGCCCGACGGCGTCTCCCTGAAGGAACGGGTGAGCGGCTACGAAAGGTCCCTCATCCTCGCCGCCCTGGAGCGGACCGACTGGAACCAGAAGAAGGCGGCCGAGCTCCTCTCGGTCAACACCACCACCCTGAGCGAGAAGCTCAAGCGTTTCAGGATCCGGCGGGACAGGACCCAAAGTTGA
- a CDS encoding tetratricopeptide repeat protein produces the protein MKTTPFFRVLTLSCLLAAVPAARADYKQAVAFYNQGQFTKAIQELKPDLDRSPEWEFGHRLLGLCYLGLGNNALAVSSFSRAAELQSTSFATYYGLGQAYFNMRKYGDSVTALGRAETLAAREKNPEGEKTKVYRLRGAAHYRLKRFDAAAADLERALRAGSGDWADRSMLGVSYLNTNRADEAIAELERALALKPGEPTVREALGKAHFQKGVASLRRKEYAAAAQALGKAREYDPRNGYLHYNLAEAYLFQNRYAEAERALGEAAALLPDNAGVHARLGLVYEKQKKWDPALKAYRKADSLAASEELKEAIARVTENKK, from the coding sequence ATGAAGACCACTCCATTTTTCCGCGTTCTGACGCTCTCATGCCTGCTGGCCGCGGTCCCGGCCGCACGGGCCGACTACAAGCAGGCGGTCGCCTTTTACAACCAGGGGCAGTTCACCAAGGCGATCCAGGAGCTGAAGCCCGACCTCGACCGGTCGCCCGAATGGGAATTCGGCCACCGGTTGCTGGGGCTCTGCTACCTCGGCCTCGGTAACAACGCCCTGGCGGTCTCCTCCTTTTCCCGCGCGGCGGAGCTCCAGTCGACCTCCTTCGCGACCTACTACGGACTGGGGCAGGCCTACTTCAACATGCGGAAATACGGCGACAGCGTCACCGCGCTGGGCCGGGCGGAAACCCTGGCGGCGCGGGAGAAGAACCCGGAGGGGGAGAAAACCAAGGTCTACAGGCTCCGGGGGGCCGCCCACTACCGCCTGAAGCGGTTCGACGCCGCCGCCGCGGACCTCGAGCGGGCGCTCCGCGCCGGGAGCGGCGACTGGGCCGACCGATCCATGCTCGGCGTGTCCTACCTCAACACGAACCGGGCCGACGAGGCGATCGCGGAGCTCGAGCGGGCGCTCGCGCTGAAGCCGGGGGAGCCGACCGTCCGGGAAGCGCTGGGAAAGGCCCATTTCCAGAAAGGGGTCGCCTCGCTCCGGCGCAAGGAGTACGCCGCCGCGGCGCAGGCGCTCGGCAAGGCCCGGGAGTACGACCCCCGCAACGGCTACCTCCACTACAACCTGGCCGAGGCCTACCTGTTCCAGAACCGCTACGCCGAAGCGGAGCGGGCGCTCGGGGAGGCCGCCGCGCTCCTTCCCGACAACGCGGGGGTCCACGCCCGGCTGGGACTCGTCTACGAGAAGCAGAAGAAGTGGGATCCGGCCCTCAAGGCCTACCGGAAGGCGGACTCGCTCGCCGCGTCCGAGGAACTCAAGGAGGCGATCGCGCGGGTCACCGAAAATAAAAAGTAG
- a CDS encoding STAS domain-containing protein, with amino-acid sequence MKFTTRVEGDVVVIDAEGKIILGEGDVEIKQAVDELVKQGRKKILLNLAKVPYMDSAGLGEIIRCFTALRKSGGYFKLLSPNARVLDLLNITKLLTVFDSYDDEETALASFS; translated from the coding sequence ATGAAGTTTACGACCAGGGTGGAAGGGGACGTGGTGGTGATCGACGCCGAGGGGAAGATCATCCTCGGCGAGGGGGACGTGGAGATCAAGCAGGCGGTGGACGAACTGGTCAAGCAGGGGCGGAAGAAGATCCTCCTGAACCTCGCGAAGGTCCCCTACATGGACAGCGCCGGGCTGGGGGAGATCATCCGCTGCTTCACCGCGCTGCGCAAGAGCGGGGGGTACTTCAAACTGCTGTCGCCCAACGCGCGCGTCCTCGACCTGCTGAACATCACCAAGCTCCTGACGGTGTTCGACAGTTACGACGACGAGGAGACCGCGCTCGCGAGCTTCTCGTAA
- a CDS encoding DUF433 domain-containing protein has protein sequence MPRLIDRITIDPEQCGGRPCIRGMRIRVVDILDLLAAGLNAKQVLEELPDLEMEDIRAALKYAARRLDHPVMVA, from the coding sequence ATGCCCCGTCTGATCGACAGAATCACCATTGACCCCGAACAATGCGGCGGCCGACCCTGCATTCGTGGCATGCGGATCCGTGTCGTTGATATTCTCGATCTCCTCGCCGCCGGTCTTAACGCAAAGCAGGTCCTGGAAGAGCTTCCCGATCTCGAGATGGAAGATATCAGGGCCGCCCTGAAATATGCCGCCCGCCGCCTGGACCACCCGGTAATGGTCGCATGA
- a CDS encoding DUF5615 family PIN-like protein — MIIWLDAHVSPAIASWMSLEFSVSAMAVRDLGLRAAKDQEIFLAARKANAIIMTKDVDFVHLVQKSGIPPQIILLTCGNTSNAQLKRLLKRSFARTADWLRKGEGVVEITGP, encoded by the coding sequence ATGATCATCTGGCTCGACGCGCATGTATCCCCCGCGATAGCGTCCTGGATGAGCCTCGAATTTTCAGTTTCGGCAATGGCCGTACGGGACCTTGGCTTGCGCGCTGCCAAAGACCAGGAAATCTTCCTCGCGGCCAGAAAGGCCAACGCCATCATCATGACCAAGGATGTGGATTTCGTCCACCTGGTCCAAAAATCGGGAATCCCCCCGCAAATCATCCTGCTTACCTGCGGCAACACCTCAAACGCTCAACTCAAGCGGCTGCTCAAGCGGTCTTTTGCTCGCACCGCCGATTGGCTCCGAAAAGGAGAGGGGGTGGTTGAGATTACAGGCCCGTAG
- a CDS encoding NAD(P)-dependent oxidoreductase, giving the protein MYGLIEKALRERGSDLRVAVVGTGWFGSRLVGELERAAGVRPVAAVDLLPERAVRSFLAAGCAAGEIERAATGSALAAAEARGRRICLEEIGMLGELRTLDAIYECTGDLEGGAEAAVLAADLGLPFVTVNSELDSTLGRVLAERAAERGTVYTNSDGDQPGCLARMMREAVAFGFEPRVAGNCKGFIDPHQDPVGVRPFVLPGHDLNKVCAFADGTKQAMELAVVGNAFGLRPAVRGMHGPRTSKPELVATFDRLVGLDTLSGGIVDYVLGIDGVDQGAGVFVIARRDSPGFSQDMQYLKKGAGPNYLFFRDHHLCHMEALSSLVEAACFGVATLRPAGWECEVCAVAKRGLRAGRRLDGLGGFDVYGVLDSAEAARDARLLPAGLAGFATLTADAAADQPLTSDMVELEDNLVTRLRREQDALPWQGSGGKRATGL; this is encoded by the coding sequence ATGTACGGCCTGATCGAAAAAGCGTTGCGGGAGCGGGGGAGCGACCTGCGGGTCGCGGTGGTGGGCACGGGCTGGTTCGGGAGCCGCCTCGTCGGCGAACTGGAGCGAGCGGCCGGGGTGCGGCCGGTCGCCGCGGTCGACCTCCTGCCGGAGCGGGCGGTCCGGTCGTTTCTCGCCGCCGGCTGCGCGGCCGGGGAGATCGAGCGGGCCGCGACGGGGAGCGCGCTGGCCGCGGCCGAAGCGCGCGGGCGGAGAATCTGCCTGGAAGAGATCGGCATGCTGGGGGAGCTGCGCACGCTCGACGCGATCTATGAATGTACCGGCGACCTCGAGGGGGGGGCCGAGGCGGCCGTGCTCGCGGCCGATCTGGGGCTGCCCTTTGTCACCGTCAATTCGGAGCTCGATTCGACCCTCGGCCGGGTCCTGGCGGAGCGGGCGGCGGAGCGGGGGACGGTTTACACCAATTCGGACGGGGACCAGCCCGGCTGCCTGGCTCGCATGATGAGGGAAGCGGTGGCCTTCGGCTTCGAGCCGCGGGTGGCCGGCAACTGCAAGGGGTTCATCGACCCGCACCAGGACCCGGTCGGGGTACGGCCCTTTGTCCTCCCCGGCCACGATCTCAACAAGGTGTGCGCCTTCGCCGACGGCACCAAGCAGGCGATGGAGCTCGCCGTGGTCGGCAACGCCTTCGGCCTGCGGCCGGCGGTGCGCGGCATGCACGGCCCGCGCACGAGCAAGCCGGAGCTGGTCGCGACCTTCGACCGCCTGGTCGGGCTCGACACCCTCTCGGGCGGGATCGTGGATTACGTGCTCGGCATCGACGGCGTGGACCAGGGGGCGGGGGTGTTCGTCATCGCCCGGCGCGACTCCCCCGGCTTCAGCCAGGACATGCAGTACCTGAAGAAGGGGGCGGGCCCGAATTACCTCTTCTTCCGCGATCATCATCTCTGCCACATGGAGGCGCTCTCGAGCCTGGTCGAGGCCGCCTGCTTCGGGGTGGCGACCCTCAGGCCGGCCGGCTGGGAGTGCGAGGTGTGCGCCGTGGCCAAGCGCGGCCTGCGGGCGGGGCGGCGGCTGGACGGGCTGGGGGGGTTCGACGTCTACGGGGTGCTCGACTCGGCCGAGGCCGCCCGGGACGCTCGCCTGCTCCCCGCGGGCCTGGCCGGATTCGCCACCCTGACGGCGGATGCGGCGGCGGACCAGCCGCTGACTTCCGATATGGTGGAACTCGAGGACAACCTGGTGACGCGCCTGCGGCGCGAGCAGGACGCGCTTCCGTGGCAGGGGTCAGGTGGCAAAAGGGCTACGGGCCTGTAA
- a CDS encoding glycosyltransferase family 2 protein, translating into MADSKTTALIVTWNGRELVGNCLRDLLAGRPHLPVMIVDNSSTDGTAEYVRREFPQVEVLGSGANLGYGQGCNYGLRRLMARPGEYFLLVNQDARLRPDALDRLEAAADAHPEMGILIPTNLTFEGDRIDPGFEAALGDPRLGPYRADRAAGRLRDAYPAGILPGAVKLVRKATVERVGGYDPLFFLYGVEYDYHLRAERHGWQSGLVPEAVVLHSYIDHRMEGRVLTPAQRLDRMTWLSLFRLKRMDHPLARNVAVTFIRLAQETARALVAGDAAGVSIGLLAGARSLALLPRVVRHRRRSRRGQGAFF; encoded by the coding sequence ATGGCCGACTCCAAGACCACCGCCCTGATCGTGACCTGGAACGGGCGGGAGCTCGTTGGGAACTGCCTGCGGGACCTGCTGGCGGGGAGGCCGCATCTTCCTGTCATGATTGTAGATAACTCGTCCACCGACGGCACGGCCGAGTACGTGCGCCGCGAATTCCCCCAGGTCGAAGTGCTCGGGAGCGGTGCGAACCTGGGGTACGGCCAGGGGTGCAACTACGGGCTGAGGCGGCTGATGGCGCGGCCGGGGGAATACTTTCTCCTGGTCAATCAGGACGCGCGATTGCGGCCCGACGCGCTAGACCGGCTCGAGGCGGCGGCCGACGCCCACCCCGAAATGGGGATCCTGATCCCGACCAACCTGACTTTCGAGGGGGACCGGATCGACCCCGGGTTCGAGGCCGCGCTCGGCGACCCGCGCCTCGGCCCCTACCGGGCCGACCGGGCGGCCGGCCGGCTGCGGGACGCCTACCCCGCGGGCATTCTCCCCGGGGCGGTCAAGCTGGTGCGGAAAGCGACGGTCGAACGGGTGGGGGGCTACGACCCGCTCTTTTTCCTCTACGGGGTGGAGTACGACTACCACCTGCGGGCCGAACGGCACGGCTGGCAGTCGGGACTGGTGCCCGAAGCGGTGGTGCTCCATTCCTACATCGACCACCGGATGGAGGGGCGGGTGCTCACCCCGGCCCAGCGGCTCGACCGGATGACGTGGCTGAGCCTCTTCCGGCTCAAGCGGATGGACCACCCCCTGGCGCGCAACGTCGCGGTGACGTTTATCCGGCTGGCCCAGGAAACGGCGCGGGCGCTTGTCGCGGGGGACGCGGCCGGGGTGAGCATCGGGCTTCTGGCCGGGGCGCGCTCGCTCGCTTTGTTGCCCCGCGTGGTGCGCCACCGCCGGCGGTCGCGCCGCGGCCAGGGGGCCTTTTTCTGA
- a CDS encoding ATP-binding cassette domain-containing protein: MRFGALVLFENVSTTFIAGRRYAITGPNGAGKSTLMKILTGEMEPEGGSVTRPGKMGVLRQDQFAFESYRVLDAVILGNTALWNAMQEREALYAKDPDTLTDRDGMRLGELEGIMGDEGGYTAETDAAILLEGLDIPESLHERKMGELQGGQKVRVLLAQALFGNPEVLLLDEPTNNLDLDSVHWLQEYLCAYSGCLIVISHDRHFLNEVCTHTADIDYQTVLTYTGGYDDMVLAKTQVRSRIEAGNAQREKKIAQLNEFIARFAAGTRSSQVTSRKKEVERLQTSELAKSNIQRPFIRFDVARPSGKHPLEVDRLAKSYAGADGQVPVIRDFSAKVSRGEKIALIGRNGAGKTTLLKALICCASGNIDAADREFPVDGGTVTWGHEAAVGYFAQDHGDSIPPGMSVIEWLRECDPAASQQELRGLLGQMLFSGDDALKRTDTLSGGEAARIILCRLMLQKPNILVLDEPTNHLDLESINALNIALQRYAGTLLLVTHDHEVIDEVATRIWHFGNGRIEDFRGPYSQYLSQSEPSGQVRSMIA, encoded by the coding sequence ATGCGGTTTGGCGCTCTCGTCCTGTTTGAAAACGTCTCCACAACCTTTATTGCCGGACGACGCTATGCGATCACGGGGCCGAACGGCGCCGGAAAGTCGACGCTCATGAAGATCCTGACCGGGGAAATGGAGCCCGAAGGGGGTTCGGTGACACGGCCCGGAAAGATGGGCGTCCTGCGGCAGGATCAGTTTGCCTTTGAATCGTACCGCGTGCTCGATGCGGTGATCCTCGGGAATACCGCTTTGTGGAACGCCATGCAGGAGCGCGAGGCGCTGTATGCCAAGGATCCCGATACCCTCACGGATCGTGATGGCATGCGTCTGGGAGAGCTCGAAGGGATCATGGGCGACGAAGGCGGCTATACGGCGGAAACGGATGCCGCCATCCTGCTCGAGGGCCTGGATATCCCGGAATCCCTGCACGAACGCAAGATGGGTGAGCTGCAGGGGGGGCAGAAGGTGAGGGTTCTGCTGGCCCAGGCCCTGTTCGGCAACCCGGAGGTGCTGTTGCTCGACGAGCCCACCAACAACCTCGATCTCGATTCGGTCCACTGGCTCCAGGAATATCTCTGCGCGTATTCGGGCTGCCTCATCGTCATTTCGCATGACCGTCATTTTCTCAACGAGGTCTGTACCCATACGGCGGACATCGACTACCAGACGGTCCTCACCTACACCGGCGGTTACGACGATATGGTGCTGGCCAAGACGCAGGTCCGGTCGCGCATCGAAGCCGGCAATGCCCAGAGAGAGAAGAAGATCGCGCAGTTGAACGAATTCATCGCCCGCTTCGCGGCGGGCACGCGCTCTTCCCAGGTGACCTCCAGGAAGAAGGAGGTCGAAAGGCTTCAGACCTCGGAGCTGGCAAAATCGAATATCCAGCGCCCGTTTATCCGGTTCGACGTTGCGCGTCCCTCGGGGAAACATCCGCTCGAGGTGGATCGGCTCGCCAAGTCGTACGCGGGCGCAGACGGGCAGGTCCCGGTCATCCGCGACTTCAGCGCCAAGGTCAGCCGCGGGGAAAAGATCGCCCTGATCGGGCGCAACGGCGCGGGAAAGACCACGCTGCTGAAAGCGCTGATTTGCTGCGCCTCCGGCAATATCGATGCCGCAGACCGGGAGTTCCCCGTCGACGGCGGGACGGTGACCTGGGGTCATGAAGCGGCCGTCGGATACTTTGCGCAGGACCACGGGGACTCCATCCCGCCCGGCATGAGCGTGATCGAATGGCTGCGCGAATGCGATCCCGCCGCCTCCCAGCAGGAGTTGCGCGGGCTGCTCGGACAGATGCTGTTCAGCGGCGACGATGCCCTGAAACGCACCGACACCCTTTCCGGGGGCGAAGCCGCCCGCATCATCCTGTGCCGTCTCATGCTGCAAAAACCCAATATCCTCGTGCTGGATGAGCCCACCAATCACCTCGACCTGGAATCGATCAATGCTCTGAACATCGCCCTGCAGCGATATGCAGGCACGCTGCTCCTGGTGACGCATGACCACGAGGTCATCGACGAGGTGGCGACGCGCATATGGCACTTCGGGAACGGGCGGATCGAAGATTTCAGGGGACCCTATTCCCAATACCTGTCCCAGTCGGAACCCTCGGGCCAGGTGCGATCCATGATCGCATAG
- a CDS encoding XRE family transcriptional regulator — translation MKQANPEKPIRTRTAEDLGRAMGLSAAETGEMEFRSDLTCALTKIIQNGRYTHAEIAKKAGTSRTRVTAIANGNTHGMSTDLLIRVLSATGYKVELRVRKAAA, via the coding sequence ATGAAGCAAGCAAATCCTGAAAAGCCCATCCGCACCAGGACTGCCGAAGACTTGGGAAGAGCTATGGGTTTATCTGCGGCGGAAACGGGAGAAATGGAGTTTCGTTCCGATCTCACCTGCGCTTTGACAAAAATCATCCAGAATGGACGATATACACACGCAGAGATCGCCAAAAAGGCAGGAACTTCTCGCACACGCGTGACGGCTATCGCTAATGGGAACACACATGGGATGTCGACGGATCTTTTGATTCGGGTACTTTCTGCCACAGGATACAAAGTTGAATTGCGGGTACGGAAAGCCGCTGCATAA
- a CDS encoding type II toxin-antitoxin system RelE/ParE family toxin, whose translation MKAIDFHVRALEFIREQATSIRRHLGEALRDLQKGVNLGMPLSRPMPGIAPGVHELRIRGEGATVRVFYYVHKEDAIIVFHAFQKKSQKTPSREINLARQRLQEVLNEASKS comes from the coding sequence GTGAAAGCGATCGATTTTCATGTGAGAGCGCTGGAGTTCATCAGAGAACAGGCAACGTCGATCCGTCGTCACCTCGGAGAAGCGCTCCGAGACCTTCAAAAAGGTGTCAACCTTGGGATGCCTCTCAGCCGCCCGATGCCAGGTATTGCACCTGGAGTTCACGAATTGCGGATAAGGGGAGAAGGAGCGACGGTGAGGGTTTTTTATTATGTACACAAGGAAGACGCGATTATTGTTTTTCACGCGTTTCAGAAAAAGTCGCAGAAGACACCTTCTCGTGAGATCAACCTTGCGCGTCAGAGATTGCAGGAGGTTTTAAATGAAGCAAGCAAATCCTGA